The DNA segment GCCCCTAGCACCCCCACCAGAATTACTATGATTAATTTAGTTTCAGTAATATGCTTGCTATTTTTATAAGGAGTATTCAGCGTGTTCAAACGACTTTTATTTTGCTTATTGCTATTATCCAACCTCGTTGCTTGCGGCGGCAATGATGCGGCTCAAGTGCCTGCTCCGGTTGAAAAAACCGTTGATGGCGTGACCCTCAAACTCATCTCGGAAAACCCATTAACTCCCAATACCGACCAAACATGGGTGATTAATGTGACGCAAAATGGTCAACCGGTGGATAATGCCGATGTCTATTTGGATATCGATATGCCTTCGATGCCAATGGGCCAAAACAAACCACTAGCCAAAAGCGAGGGTAACGGCAACTATCGCGCCCAAGGCATTTACACCATGGGCGGAGCATGGGCAGTGAGCGTTTTTGCCGAATTTGATGGCAAAGAATATCAAGCCAACTTCGATTTCAACGTACCAGAATAAGACCTAGAGCTAGCCCTTCGTTTGAACTGAAGGGCCAGCTCTATTTCGTTTCATTCAGACTTGACAAATTCAACAACTTCGGGCATCATTGGCGCTAGCAAATCAAGCGCGGGAGTAGCGCAATGGTAGCGCATCTGCCTTCCAAGCAGATGGTTGCGAGTTCGAGTCTCGTCTCCCGCTCCAACAACACTACAAAGCTCCAACGGAAACAACGGTTGAAATGCTGTTGTTGGTTGGAGCTTTGTTATGCTCCCAGCCGTAATCCACGCTCGATGCAGCAGGTGTTGAATAATCCGGCGTTGCTCAGGAAACCCAAGCGTTTCGAGTAAGTGCGGTAAATGATCCAAGAAAGCTCGTGCTTGATCAAGATTGACGCGCGGTGGCGCACTTGGCACGGCCTGAAGTTGCTGTTTAAGTTTGGCACTATGAGAAATCCATCCTCATTCAATTAACTCACTAACTTCACGCTGGCAACTCCTTCTAATTTACTCCTGACCATACTCCTATTTACCAATGGTCTATACTCACCTCAACCATTTGTGAGGATTAATAATGATCAATCGCTTAGTTCTCATCGTGTTCATATTCGCACTCTGGAGCTGCGCTGGCGCTACACCACCCACACCCGATCCAACACCAGAAGTCATTGCAATAACGCTTTCGTCTGAAACGAAGCTCTGGACTATTCCACCCAACTCAGCCGATATCCAGCCATTGGCAAGCCTTCCAGCCGGCACCATTGTGCGCGTGATTCGCCATAGCATGCGGTATAACGGCTTCTGGCTCTTTATTCGTACCGATGGCTATGAGGGCTATATTGAAGAGCGCTATGGAATACTAACCATCGAGCAACGGGAACAACTGAAGTAAGTGGCGTAACTACGTTGGCTTGCTCTATCATAGAGCAATGTCTTTGTTGTAGGAGAACGCCCATGCTTCACAAAACCCTGATTATAGGACTCTTTTCAGCCCGATCGTTGGATGTAGCGACAAGGCCGCTCCTGGTCAATCAGAACCTTCGCTCGCGTCCTTGAACCGTGATGACCTGAAAGCCCTCGTGTGGACAGATGACATTGCTGGATTACAGGTGGAAGAAGGAGACTACACCATGCGAAGCGATTTGGATCGCTTCATCACCGAGGCGCGGTTCCAAGGCACCAAGGACTATTTCTTGGTCACTATCGGTACCTACGAATCGCACGATCTCACCATCAAGCAAGCCAAGCTCGGCCTTGAGGGTATCAACCAATTGGCCAATGGGGCAGAGTTTGCGACTCAGCTTCCAAATATTGGCGACCTGCTGTACGTGGGGCATAATCCATCAGATGATTTTACCACTCCGTCATTTGTTTTAGCACGCTGCGGCATTGTTGTTGAGAGCCTTTTGAGTAAAAAATACCCTGCACCGATCTTGGAAAATTATGCCAAGGCAATCGACCAGCGCATTCAAGCTAAGTGTGGCAAGTAAGCATCCACTACCTAACATTGAAAGGCTAGAGGCTGAGGGAATACACTTATTAACTAGCACTGTTCGTCAGTAAATCGCGAATTTCTCGTGCACTCATAATCAGATCTGAGATGAGCATTCCCAGTCGAAGGGTCGTATCGCTATAGCAAATCAATATAGTATTTGAATTGACTGCAAACAACCCTAGTGTCTGCTGCAAATCACGCAGAATGATGTAATCATCTATCGGATGATTCAAGGTAAGTATGATATTTTTGGTAACCTGAATGCCCTAGGACAAACGTACAATTCCATGATTGTCGTCTGCTGCAGCCATAAAATCGGGATGCGAAAACACAATATTATGCAAACTTGGCAGTTTTCGCTGAAGATCGATCACATATTCTTTAATCAGCGTATAGGTCATCATCGAACCTCAAACTCATCGATACCCAACATATAGGAACAAGCGAATGCAGCACCTATATCCCTATATTGGGCCGCCCGAATTGCAACACACATGGGATGAGCGTTCACAACGCCATATAATTTCGACAATTGCCGATGTTGAGCTGTGGAATGCAAGCCAACCAAAATCACGCCACGAGCAGAGCCTAACCGCTACTTTTATTATGGATCCCAAAGCCCAACTTTGGATCGCCGATCAGCGTTCTGAGCATGTGGCTTGTGCCCGTGGTGGCCATGTTTTGGCGGCTGGCGAAATCACGTTTATCGTTGAGGCAGGGCTACTCGTAAACTGTGAACTGACGAATCAATCAACTGGCTATTGCCCAGAGCCAAGCACATGGTCAGTCGTTCAGCAAGTGCTTGATCAACTTGGGCTGCCGCACACTGGCGGCTGGACAACCAGCTACGATTTTCGGCGCTGCCCAGCCTGTGGCATGATTAATTTGATCAAAGATCAATGGTTTGTCTGTGCTGTCTGTGAACATGAGTTGCCATTAGCCTGGAATTGTTGAGCATGAAACTAACCCTGAGCTGCCGCAAGGTAGGCATTTTTCAGGGCAATATAATTTTCAGCAGTACGGCGAATTCGCTCAAGATGTGCATCATCTAAGGGGCGAATTTTGCCTGGAATACCCAAAACCAGCGAATGGGGCGGCACAATCATGCCCTCGGTGACCAAAGCCCTCGCCCCAATCAACGAGCCACGCCCAATCTGGGCATGGTTCAAAATTACCGCGCCCATGCCAATTAGCACGTCGTCACCAACTGTACAGCCATGCACAATCGCGCCATGACCAATACTTACGCCTGTGCCGATCGTCAGCCAAGCATCGGGGTCAGCATGCAAAATTGAGCCATCTTGAATATTACAGCCTGCGCCGATCCGAATCAGGCCTTTATCACCGCGAATCACAGTCATCGGCCAAACGCTCACATCGGCGGCCAACTCGACTGCGCCACAAACCAAAGCTTGAGGCGCAATATATACCCCTTCGGCGCGTGAAACCCGATCGCTAACGCAGGGAAATTGATAGTCCACCGACACACCTCTAGGCTAAAACATGGCCACGCAGAATCGTCAAAGCCTCGCCGCCAATCCGCGAGCTAATAATCTGCGCCTCTTGATCGAACTGCACTGCCACTTCTAAACGGCCTGGTCGGCCCATCGCATCGCCTTGTTCAGCCCGATATTGCACCAAATTGCTACCATCAGCTTGGGCAATCGCCCCAACTCCAACCAATAATGCACCTAGCGGGCCTTGGGCTGAGCCAGTCACCGGGTCTTCATCGATGCCAATCACGGGACCGAAGAAGCGCAAATGCACAGCACTTTCAGCATCAAGCCCTTCGAGGCAGTAAAGTACTAAAGCCGTCAGTTCATGGCTTTGGCAGAGAAAGCGCACATCGTTCATATTAGGCTTAATCGCCAAAAGATTGGCCAGATTATGACAACCAATGTAGCCATAATTGCCACCCCGCGTTGGTGGAATATCG comes from the Chloroflexota bacterium genome and includes:
- a CDS encoding FixH family protein; protein product: MFKRLLFCLLLLSNLVACGGNDAAQVPAPVEKTVDGVTLKLISENPLTPNTDQTWVINVTQNGQPVDNADVYLDIDMPSMPMGQNKPLAKSEGNGNYRAQGIYTMGGAWAVSVFAEFDGKEYQANFDFNVPE
- a CDS encoding gamma carbonic anhydrase family protein, which codes for MSVDYQFPCVSDRVSRAEGVYIAPQALVCGAVELAADVSVWPMTVIRGDKGLIRIGAGCNIQDGSILHADPDAWLTIGTGVSIGHGAIVHGCTVGDDVLIGMGAVILNHAQIGRGSLIGARALVTEGMIVPPHSLVLGIPGKIRPLDDAHLERIRRTAENYIALKNAYLAAAQG